Proteins encoded together in one Bacteroidales bacterium window:
- a CDS encoding WYL domain-containing protein — protein sequence MPANQFGRYVWLIDTLRHYKHLSYKEINEKWQQSGLSYGDGDELPLRTFHNHRKAILDIFNIIIEIDPDVKGYKYHIMNPSELEGDGLRSWLVDSYATLNQIQADSKLQDRIEFEEIPSGHTWLTIFMQAMRENKVMEITHQGFNKNYANTFEIEPYCLKVAKRRWYIVANNPYYVKLNKKHKGEEGYSPRKEICAYGLDRISEVSVLDKTFEIKKGFNMKKFYEGCTGIISSDDPIEHVVLRAYWNAPDYLRTLPPVFRTFLQHPRKSLIINNICIVFSFFGCCKKNIYVY from the coding sequence ATGCCTGCAAACCAATTTGGGAGATACGTTTGGCTCATAGATACGCTTCGCCACTACAAGCATCTTTCCTACAAGGAGATCAACGAGAAGTGGCAACAGAGCGGTTTAAGTTATGGAGATGGTGACGAACTACCTCTACGCACATTCCATAACCATCGCAAAGCCATTCTGGATATATTCAATATCATCATTGAAATTGACCCTGATGTAAAGGGTTATAAATATCACATAATGAATCCTAGTGAACTGGAAGGTGATGGATTACGAAGCTGGCTTGTTGACTCTTATGCTACATTAAACCAGATTCAAGCAGATAGCAAGCTGCAAGATCGAATTGAGTTTGAGGAGATTCCTTCCGGACATACTTGGCTCACAATTTTTATGCAGGCTATGCGTGAAAATAAGGTTATGGAGATCACACACCAAGGGTTCAATAAAAACTATGCTAATACTTTTGAGATAGAACCTTATTGCCTTAAAGTTGCTAAGCGTCGCTGGTACATCGTTGCCAACAATCCTTACTATGTTAAACTCAACAAGAAACATAAGGGGGAAGAAGGCTACTCACCACGAAAAGAAATATGTGCCTATGGACTTGATCGCATTAGCGAAGTTTCAGTCCTTGACAAAACCTTTGAAATAAAAAAAGGGTTCAATATGAAAAAGTTCTATGAAGGTTGTACTGGTATTATTTCGAGTGACGATCCGATAGAGCATGTAGTTCTGAGAGCATACTGGAATGCACCAGACTACCTGCGTACCTTGCCACCTGTTTTCCGCACTTTTTTGCAACACCCACGTAAAAGCCTAATAATCAACAATATATGTATTGTTTTTTCGTTTTTTGGGTGTTGCAAAAAAAATATATATGTTTATTAG
- a CDS encoding DEAD/DEAH box helicase family protein, giving the protein MNRSTKYESVSNHVKSLGSVVPKQLAEDTTKALFKLNEALGDDVSGYVANRLHMSIRELCDALAAEQVDGVALAMYNIEKRAQSVVIGDQTGVGKGRQAAAMIRYGLLSGYLPIFFTDRYTLFSDMYRDCKALGIKDARPLVVNAGVSVVDFDNIIEKKETNISDEIWSPIDEDEENTELESELMQLFQNQYEIVYKAPKKKILQDIVASGDVPLEAYDYLMVTYSQLKDAKKDSARLDFLQSLCEKHRVLFIFDEAHRSSSVSSGKISVITQGINRILTETVQTQCVFLSATFAKRPESLITFMRRTALSALATENTLEKALHSGGVPMQEYVASSLAAEGQMIRREHSSEGIPLPVYTYLDDDIVVHGELFDKVMFFFREIVKLSAMVHDLVNKAIMQEQLINYKCYPARAQLFYINKVLLLSLKAEKVAQVAVDEVKQGRSVVIGMSDTLECILKDVTISDDDTVRGDISALLLRLLDKTVRSTNELGDRETPVFDLIRDSEDSEILPLSSIADEIRDYYKYAKQSIKDEVFHLPMSPIDVIRQLITQEQFVAPDGSFLNIRFEECTGRAHQLEYLSPEGNDDFVNAKIMPRRKRHSNHIFNDFQNNKLDVILINACGAIGASAHAISTAEVPEEQVRQRKMLIVQNDLDVNIDLQKRGRINRTGQRMDLPPLYEYIITAIPSEKRLNMMLRAKLRSLSANTAAWQDQDREQADFIDISNKYGNEVAVEYINNNMELALVLGLKGNVTASKLLARIAMLSVTAQQDIIDDLMAAYTALEAELRRINQWDLEREFRDFEAEFVQEELFTTAKADSKLGGCSYLSVYKCKQKTFPYTYRTLMEYCEQARKQYGETYKKNPILQKQVRDYYTRQNKVICEQFKERQSLLYAGAKNVLVNYCGDDKLAEIWLQRAYMPSDNWDNTLFDDVLRHKRAKQIMRKLISFSNEYNHLVEREKQELKKKSAEKKRLIEVLTKAIIGMGYNNIVNQLGSEDSPGKVMAVLRDIHFGKEDKNKFLPSRVEFVFALTAVYTEIRINLVHNSKWSNYERLMEILNSESLYLSDQQWEAEIAANNNKIVERKIITGNILGAYVHPAIAELRPRFITFSLKDKNDGNSLIQTGLLLPKDESKIRESIKSVTIPLNEGIKYAINTDTSYTIAGLGAKFSLLPYRVSDSMIKYVISVFDADSKVFESDKRFDGIRAYFVGSDVTSIYGKVENGKKKRKSLMHYQTESLKFESESFQAIIQNLSQMDAVIIVPRDQITYGDVKEFVSRSERDSNEPWETLDWKNAGEIPMPPIKEKLLLRISAPVLQKSHKGQPVFKHSEYYNLSKETMSLEGLSLNSRSTLDALRRNYINWKVYYSRSSAYQRNNLPKDQPSLTDIQKICHELIIVIENKAKADFVNYDTDIKHQLQTILDSEYLEPNGLYVTKFEQEMLFFSPEKTIAQAFIDEMPYSPRLDGIRKCIQDYIEGKTDIINSPDNW; this is encoded by the coding sequence ATGAATAGATCAACTAAATACGAAAGTGTTTCAAATCATGTTAAGTCATTAGGTTCGGTTGTGCCTAAGCAACTTGCTGAAGATACAACAAAAGCTTTGTTCAAACTGAATGAAGCCTTGGGTGATGATGTGAGTGGTTATGTTGCAAATCGACTTCACATGAGTATCAGAGAGCTTTGTGATGCATTAGCCGCAGAACAAGTCGATGGAGTTGCTTTAGCAATGTATAACATTGAGAAAAGAGCACAATCTGTTGTCATTGGCGACCAGACAGGTGTTGGCAAAGGCAGACAGGCGGCAGCTATGATACGTTATGGCTTGTTGTCAGGCTACTTACCTATTTTCTTTACTGACCGTTATACTTTGTTCAGTGACATGTATAGAGACTGCAAGGCACTTGGCATAAAGGATGCACGCCCATTGGTTGTAAATGCCGGTGTATCTGTAGTTGACTTCGACAATATCATAGAAAAGAAAGAAACGAATATTTCGGATGAAATATGGTCTCCAATAGATGAAGATGAAGAAAATACAGAGTTAGAGTCTGAACTCATGCAGCTTTTTCAAAATCAATACGAGATAGTCTATAAAGCTCCTAAGAAGAAAATTCTTCAGGATATTGTTGCGAGTGGAGACGTTCCATTAGAAGCATATGACTACCTTATGGTAACTTATTCTCAGTTAAAGGATGCCAAAAAAGATTCTGCACGCCTGGATTTTCTTCAATCATTATGTGAAAAGCATCGCGTATTATTCATCTTTGATGAAGCTCATCGCAGTAGCAGTGTAAGTTCTGGAAAAATATCGGTCATCACACAGGGTATAAACAGAATCCTTACAGAAACAGTTCAAACACAATGTGTGTTTTTATCAGCAACCTTTGCCAAACGTCCAGAAAGTCTTATAACATTCATGCGAAGGACAGCATTAAGTGCATTAGCAACCGAGAATACATTGGAAAAGGCACTACATAGTGGTGGTGTTCCAATGCAAGAATACGTTGCTTCAAGTCTGGCTGCAGAGGGTCAAATGATACGTCGTGAACATTCATCAGAAGGTATTCCTCTGCCTGTATATACTTATCTTGATGATGATATAGTTGTCCATGGAGAACTATTTGATAAAGTCATGTTTTTCTTTCGAGAGATAGTAAAGCTATCAGCCATGGTACATGACTTAGTAAATAAAGCAATAATGCAGGAACAACTGATTAATTACAAGTGTTATCCTGCAAGAGCACAGCTTTTCTATATAAATAAAGTCCTTCTTCTTTCATTGAAAGCTGAAAAAGTTGCACAGGTAGCAGTGGACGAAGTAAAACAAGGAAGAAGTGTTGTCATCGGAATGAGTGATACTCTTGAATGTATTCTCAAAGATGTAACAATATCGGATGATGACACTGTTCGTGGAGATATATCTGCATTATTGCTCAGATTATTAGATAAGACGGTTAGAAGTACAAATGAACTAGGTGATAGAGAAACTCCTGTATTTGATCTCATCAGAGACTCTGAAGATTCTGAGATATTACCATTGTCTTCTATTGCAGATGAAATCAGGGATTATTACAAATATGCGAAACAAAGTATAAAGGACGAAGTGTTCCATCTCCCAATGTCGCCTATTGACGTGATTAGGCAGCTTATCACACAAGAACAGTTTGTGGCACCTGATGGCAGTTTCCTCAATATCCGTTTTGAGGAATGTACTGGTCGTGCCCATCAGCTGGAATATTTATCACCTGAGGGGAATGATGACTTTGTGAATGCAAAGATTATGCCCCGAAGAAAACGTCATTCAAATCATATCTTCAATGACTTCCAAAATAACAAGTTGGATGTAATACTCATCAACGCATGTGGTGCTATTGGTGCAAGTGCTCATGCGATATCTACAGCTGAAGTACCTGAAGAACAGGTTCGTCAGCGTAAGATGCTGATTGTTCAAAACGACCTTGATGTAAATATTGACTTACAGAAGCGTGGACGTATTAACCGAACCGGTCAGAGAATGGATCTGCCACCTCTATATGAATATATTATTACTGCCATTCCTTCGGAAAAACGCCTTAATATGATGCTAAGAGCGAAATTACGATCTTTGAGCGCGAATACGGCTGCCTGGCAAGATCAAGACAGGGAGCAAGCTGACTTTATTGATATTAGCAACAAATATGGTAACGAAGTTGCTGTAGAATATATCAATAATAACATGGAATTGGCGTTAGTTCTGGGGTTAAAAGGTAATGTAACAGCAAGTAAACTCCTTGCACGTATAGCAATGCTTAGTGTTACAGCCCAACAAGATATTATTGATGATCTAATGGCTGCATACACAGCTCTTGAAGCCGAATTGCGTCGTATTAATCAATGGGATCTGGAACGAGAGTTCCGTGACTTTGAAGCTGAATTTGTACAAGAAGAGTTGTTCACAACAGCAAAGGCTGATTCCAAACTCGGCGGATGCTCTTATCTTTCAGTGTATAAATGTAAGCAAAAGACATTCCCATATACTTATAGAACTTTAATGGAGTATTGCGAACAAGCCAGAAAGCAATATGGTGAAACCTACAAAAAAAATCCAATATTGCAGAAGCAAGTAAGGGATTATTATACCCGTCAAAATAAGGTTATATGTGAGCAGTTCAAGGAACGTCAGTCTTTATTGTATGCAGGGGCTAAAAATGTGCTTGTGAACTACTGTGGAGACGACAAATTAGCTGAAATCTGGTTACAAAGAGCATACATGCCTTCTGATAACTGGGATAATACGCTTTTTGACGATGTTCTTAGGCATAAAAGGGCTAAGCAGATTATGCGCAAACTTATTTCCTTCTCTAATGAATATAACCATCTTGTCGAAAGGGAAAAACAAGAATTGAAGAAAAAGTCTGCCGAGAAGAAACGGCTCATAGAGGTTCTTACAAAAGCTATAATCGGAATGGGTTATAATAATATTGTTAATCAGCTTGGAAGCGAAGATAGTCCAGGTAAAGTAATGGCGGTGTTACGTGATATTCATTTTGGAAAAGAAGATAAAAACAAATTTCTGCCAAGTCGAGTCGAATTTGTTTTTGCCTTGACAGCTGTATATACAGAAATTCGCATCAATCTGGTTCATAACAGTAAGTGGAGTAATTATGAGCGTCTCATGGAGATACTAAACTCTGAGTCTTTGTATCTGAGTGATCAACAATGGGAAGCTGAAATTGCAGCCAATAATAATAAAATTGTAGAGCGCAAGATTATCACTGGTAACATACTTGGGGCTTATGTGCATCCTGCCATCGCAGAACTAAGACCTCGTTTCATCACATTTTCTTTGAAGGATAAAAATGATGGGAATAGTCTAATTCAAACAGGGTTGCTCCTTCCGAAGGATGAATCAAAAATCAGGGAGTCAATAAAATCTGTAACTATTCCTTTAAATGAAGGAATCAAATACGCTATAAATACAGATACCAGCTATACAATAGCAGGTTTGGGAGCAAAATTCTCTCTTCTTCCTTACAGGGTGTCAGACTCTATGATAAAGTATGTGATTAGTGTATTTGATGCCGATTCTAAGGTATTTGAAAGCGACAAACGCTTTGATGGCATACGTGCATATTTTGTGGGTAGCGATGTTACTTCAATCTATGGTAAAGTTGAAAATGGAAAGAAAAAGCGTAAGTCTTTAATGCATTATCAGACAGAGTCATTGAAATTTGAATCTGAATCATTTCAAGCAATAATACAGAACTTGTCTCAAATGGATGCTGTAATAATAGTACCTCGAGATCAGATAACCTATGGTGATGTGAAAGAGTTCGTTTCTCGTTCCGAACGAGACAGCAACGAGCCATGGGAAACCTTAGACTGGAAGAATGCTGGTGAGATCCCTATGCCGCCAATAAAAGAAAAACTTCTTTTAAGAATATCAGCACCTGTTTTACAAAAGAGTCACAAAGGTCAACCCGTCTTCAAGCATTCGGAATATTATAATCTTTCTAAGGAAACTATGTCGCTTGAAGGACTGTCACTCAACTCACGTAGTACACTTGATGCACTTCGCCGTAACTACATTAATTGGAAAGTCTATTATTCTCGTAGTAGTGCTTACCAAAGGAACAATTTACCAAAAGATCAACCTTCGTTAACTGACATCCAGAAAATATGTCATGAGCTAATAATAGTGATTGAGAATAAGGCTAAGGCTGATTTCGTTAATTATGATACAGATATTAAACACCAGTTGCAAACGATTTTGGATAGCGAATATCTGGAGCCAAATGGATTATATGTAACCAAGTTTGAGCAAGAGATGCTTTTCTTTTCTCCAGAAAAGACGATAGCTCAGGCATTTATTGATGAAATGCCTTATTCTCCAAGGTTGGATGGGATAAGAAAATGTATTCAAGATTACATAGAAGGAAAAACAGATATTATAAATTCACCAGATAATTGGTAA
- the lepA gene encoding elongation factor 4, with the protein MNNIRNFCIIAHIDHGKSTLADRLLEQTGAVNERDFQNQVLDSMDLEREKGITIKSHAIQMQYKHNGQTYKLNLIDTPGHVDFSYEVSRAIAACEGALLVIDASQGIQAQTISNLYQAIEHDLEIIPILNKMDMPSAMPEEVKDQIIELIGCKREEIIEASAKTGMGIEEILDAIINKIPAPKGDPEAPLQALIFDSVFNSFRGIIAYFRIINGVLKTDDFVKLISTGKQYHADEIGTLGLRMQPQKELSAGDVGYIISGIKVAREVRVGDTITHVENSCDTAIEGFKEAKPMVFAGMYPVDADDYEELRESIEKLQLNDASLTFEPESSAALGFGFRCGFLGLLHMEIIQERLDREFNMDVITTVPNVSYKVYTKKDELVEVHNPSGLPDVTKIDYIEEPYISANVITKSEFLGAIMKLCIDKRGTLKNQVFLSTDRVEVTFEMPLAEIVFDFYDKLKSISKGYASFDYHECGYKQADLVRLDILLNGDQVDALSTLIHRDNSYTFGRRMCEKLKDLIPRQQFDIAIQAAIGAKIIARETIKAYRKDVTAKCYGGDISRKRKLLEKQKKGKKRMRQVGNIEVPQSAFLAVLKLD; encoded by the coding sequence ATGAATAATATTAGAAACTTTTGCATTATTGCACATATAGACCATGGGAAATCCACTCTTGCAGACCGTTTGCTCGAACAGACAGGAGCTGTAAATGAACGCGATTTTCAAAATCAAGTTCTCGATAGTATGGATTTAGAGCGAGAAAAAGGCATCACTATTAAGAGCCATGCTATACAAATGCAATACAAACACAATGGGCAAACATATAAACTAAATCTCATTGACACTCCCGGGCACGTTGATTTTTCTTACGAAGTTTCTAGAGCTATTGCTGCTTGCGAAGGAGCATTACTTGTAATAGACGCATCTCAAGGAATTCAAGCTCAAACTATTTCAAATTTATATCAAGCGATAGAACACGACCTTGAAATAATTCCTATTCTCAATAAAATGGACATGCCTAGCGCAATGCCAGAAGAAGTAAAAGACCAAATTATTGAGCTTATTGGCTGTAAAAGAGAAGAAATCATAGAAGCAAGTGCCAAAACAGGCATGGGCATTGAAGAAATACTTGACGCAATTATTAATAAAATTCCTGCACCAAAAGGAGACCCCGAGGCACCTCTGCAAGCACTAATCTTTGATAGCGTTTTCAACTCTTTTAGAGGAATTATTGCTTATTTCAGAATAATAAACGGTGTTTTAAAAACCGACGACTTTGTAAAGCTTATAAGCACAGGGAAACAATACCATGCTGATGAAATAGGAACGCTTGGACTAAGGATGCAGCCACAAAAAGAACTTTCAGCAGGAGATGTTGGATATATTATTTCGGGAATAAAAGTTGCAAGAGAAGTTAGAGTTGGCGACACTATCACGCACGTGGAAAACTCATGCGACACAGCAATTGAAGGTTTTAAAGAAGCAAAGCCAATGGTTTTTGCGGGCATGTATCCTGTAGATGCTGACGACTACGAAGAACTCAGAGAATCTATTGAGAAATTGCAGCTAAATGACGCTTCATTAACATTTGAGCCAGAATCTTCGGCAGCGCTTGGATTTGGCTTTAGATGTGGCTTTCTTGGACTACTACACATGGAAATTATTCAAGAAAGACTTGACCGCGAATTTAATATGGACGTTATTACAACTGTTCCAAACGTGTCTTATAAAGTTTATACAAAAAAAGATGAACTAGTAGAAGTGCACAATCCAAGCGGACTTCCAGATGTTACAAAAATAGATTATATCGAAGAGCCTTATATTTCTGCAAATGTTATTACGAAATCTGAGTTTTTAGGAGCCATTATGAAGCTTTGCATTGACAAAAGAGGCACCCTAAAAAATCAAGTTTTTCTTTCTACAGACCGCGTTGAAGTAACTTTCGAGATGCCGCTTGCAGAAATAGTTTTCGACTTCTACGACAAGCTAAAAAGCATTTCAAAAGGCTATGCTTCGTTCGATTACCACGAATGCGGCTATAAACAAGCTGATTTAGTAAGACTTGACATATTACTCAATGGCGACCAAGTAGATGCGCTTTCCACACTCATACACAGAGATAATTCCTACACTTTCGGAAGACGAATGTGCGAAAAATTAAAAGATTTAATTCCTCGCCAACAATTCGACATTGCAATACAAGCCGCAATTGGAGCGAAAATCATTGCAAGAGAAACCATAAAAGCATATAGAAAAGACGTTACAGCAAAGTGCTACGGCGGCGACATATCAAGAAAAAGAAAATTGCTTGAAAAACAAAAGAAAGGTAAAAAGAGAATGCGCCAAGTGGGCAATATAGAAGTGCCACAAAGTGCTTTCTTAGCTGTTCTCAAACTCGACTAA
- a CDS encoding SprT family zinc-dependent metalloprotease — MKPISATYLSKTYNPEIAEFFSMAAEKLDVKLYFQRSAMHRLGTFIANGYKTTAKIYVKPNLDEEHFLIILAHELAHASVWREYGNNAQAHGEKWKFAFKILLKILLQLYRFKPEWESEIYSQIESPKVTYERTSEILNADEKYIEDLADGTAFLWKDKTYKKLYKRRTRILCVRLDDQKKYLFISKAIVKETTL, encoded by the coding sequence ATGAAGCCCATTTCAGCTACTTATTTGTCAAAAACATATAATCCTGAAATTGCTGAATTTTTCTCAATGGCTGCTGAAAAATTAGATGTAAAGCTCTATTTCCAACGCTCTGCAATGCACAGGCTAGGTACATTCATTGCAAACGGATATAAAACCACCGCAAAAATATATGTAAAGCCAAATTTAGACGAAGAGCATTTTTTAATAATTTTAGCCCATGAATTAGCCCACGCTTCGGTTTGGAGGGAATATGGCAACAATGCTCAAGCTCATGGCGAAAAATGGAAATTTGCTTTTAAAATACTTTTGAAAATTTTACTACAGCTTTATCGTTTTAAACCTGAGTGGGAAAGCGAGATTTACAGCCAAATCGAAAGTCCTAAAGTTACTTACGAAAGAACCAGCGAAATTTTAAATGCAGACGAGAAATATATAGAAGATTTAGCTGACGGCACAGCCTTTTTGTGGAAAGACAAAACGTATAAAAAACTTTATAAAAGAAGAACTCGCATCTTATGCGTAAGGCTCGACGACCAGAAAAAATACTTATTCATTTCAAAAGCAATAGTAAAGGAAACAACTTTATAA